A genomic stretch from Aedes albopictus strain Foshan chromosome 2, AalbF5, whole genome shotgun sequence includes:
- the LOC109430831 gene encoding ubiquitin-conjugating enzyme E2 N, translating to MAALPRRIIKETQRLMQEPVPGISAVPDEQNARYFHVIVFGPEDSPFEGGLFKLELFLPEDYPMSAPKVRFITKIYHPNIDRLGRICLDILKDKWSPALQIRTVLLSIQALLSAPNPDDPLANDVAELWKVNEAEAIRNAKEWTQRYAIVDN from the coding sequence ATGGCTGCTCTGCCTCGAAGAATAATCAAGGAAACACAGCGCCTTATGCAGGAGCCCGTTCCGGGGATTAGCGCCGTTCCAGACGAGCAGAATGCTCGCTATTTCCACGTGATTGTATTCGGCCCGGAAGATTCTCCATTCGAGGGAGGCCTGTTCAAGCTGGAACTGTTTCTTCCGGAAGATTATCCGATGTCGGCGCCAAAGGTACGGTTCATTACGAAAATCTACCACCCAAACATCGATCGGCTGGGCCGAATCTGTTTGGATATCCTGAAGGACAAGTGGAGCCCGGCGCTGCAAATCCGCACGGTGCTGCTGTCGATCCAAGCCTTGCTAAGTGCCCCCAATCCGGACGATCCGCTCGCTAACGATGTGGCCGAACTGTGGAAGGTCAACGAGGCGGAAGCGATTCGAAATGCAAAAGAATGGACCCAGAGATACGCGATCGTGGACAATTAA
- the LOC115263203 gene encoding ubiquinone biosynthesis protein COQ4 homolog, mitochondrial codes for MLHRCIVRSLRLNRVVVGRYYTTAENTDKGAQPPPDAEQTAQPVDEFTKEFLKNQVKLTDLQRLILSAGSSIAALIDPRRHDMIACLGETTGVPALESIRQQMRNCEEGRQILADKPRINTRTVDMDALRKLPENTFGFHYVTFLEKHEITPDSRMEVKFMDDPELAYVMTRYREVHDLVHAVFGMPTNMLGEVAIKWIEAINIGLPMCYGGAVFGAFRLRPKQRQNYLQRYLPWALKMGQRARPLMCVYWEKRWEQDIDELRAELNIEVLKLD; via the exons ATGCTTCACCGGTGTATCGTTCGCTCTTTGAGGCTGAATCGAGTTGTTGTTGGTCGTTACTATACAACCGCTGAAAACACCGATAAAGGTGCACAGCCTCCTCCCGATGCCGAACAAACCGCACAACCAGTAGACGAGTTTACcaaagagttcctcaaaaatcaagtcaaactTACCGACCTGCAGCGATTGATTCTCAGCGCCGGTAGTTCCATTGCTGCCCTAATTGATCCTCGAAG ACATGACATGATCGCTTGCCTAGGGGAAACGACCGGTGTTCCGGCATTGGAGAGCATTCGCCAACAGATGCGCAACTGCGAAGAAGGTCGTCAGATATTGGCAGATAAACCACGCATCAACACTCGGACGGTGGACATGGATGCGCTGAGGAAACTTCCAGAAAATACGTTTGGCTTTCATTATGTTACGTTTCTGGAAAAGCAC GAAATAACACCCGACTCGCGGATGGAAGTAAAATTTATGGACGATCCCGAACTTGCCTACGTCATGACACGGTACCGTGAGGTGCACGACTTGGTTCACGCCGTTTTCGGAATGCCAACCAACATGCTGGGAGAAGTGGCCATCAAATGGATAGAGGCCATCAACATTGGTTTACCCATGTGCTACGGAGGAGCAGTTTTCGGAGCGTTTCGACTCAGGCCAAA GCAACGTCAGAACTATCTACAACGTTATCTTCCGTGGGCTTTAAAAATGGGACAACGCGCCAGACCGCTTATGTGCGTTTACTGGGAAAAACGCTGGGAGCAGGACATCGACGAATTAAGAGCAGAATTGAATATTGAAGTACTTAAATTAGATTAA
- the LOC109430818 gene encoding uncharacterized protein LOC109430818, producing MSLLALHSRCAAYRGAPLSSIWLLNLLVGHRKSTNVDAIDSFISELMEGKALKWKVLSNKHKSTPPLVKGGDGVLPAVQSRAPFRLTQIFDDLTSNPIVINIEPLEQTHIDNLIETAIREENAKDVQLLFEQMVDYGKLPSEKILNMLLEHFSNSSDRERLEKLVELCTRVDPKFVTDNSNLFHYKAVSLWSSGNSLNSLDMFKKALIESTSESKIVVNRLLVKIVDETIGKKSEAVLLAVIELGEFCLTEINDDFLIGYVWERSFLSQWFSDQEAAKALFDKHERLRLVIAKRVSSMCFNCMQDFNTEPLYRLMELFLKHQMSTQCRLILISLFEYEYWRQNLRACSEIMQNSIDLDIPLPETYNQKLLDLLLGRSILQHKPTTDSVAKRKQKLQAKKYQLKF from the exons ATGTCTCTGCTGGCATTGCACTCGCGATGCGCTGCATACCGGGGCGCCCCACTTTCAAGTATCTGGCTGCTGAACTTGCTGGTGGGCCATCGCAAAAGTACCAATGTCGACGCAATCGATTCCTTCATCAGCGAACTAATGGAAGGTAAGGCTCTGAAGTGGAAAGTGCTCAGCAACAAGCACAAATCGACTCCTCCGCTGGTGAAAGGGGGTGATGGCGTGCTGCCGGCGGTTCAAAGCCGAGCCCCATTCCGGCTAACGCAGATTTTCGATGACCTCACGTCGAATCCGATTGTTATCAACATAGAACCTTTGGAACAGACGCATATCGACAATCTGATAGAAACGGCAATACGAGAGGAGAATGCAAAGGACGTTCAACTTTTGTTTGAACAGATGGTTGACTACGGGAAGCTTCCTTCCGAGAAAATTCTGAACATGCTGTTGGAGCACTTTTCCAATTCTTCCGATCGGGAACGGTTGGAGAAATTGGTGGAGCTTTGTACCAGAGTAGATCCTAAGTTCGTTACTGATAATAGCAATCTATTTCATTACAAAGCCGTAAGCCTTTGGAGCAGCGGGAATTCGCTCAATTCGTTGGATATGTTCAAGAAAGCCCTCATCGAGTCCACCAGCGAAAGCAAAATCGTGGTCAATCGACTGCTTGTAAAAATCGTAGACGAAACCATTGGGAAGAAAAGTGAAGCCGTTCTGCTCGCTGTGATTGAGTTGGGCGAGTTTTGCTTGACGGAAATAAACGACGACTTCCTGATAGGCTACGTGTGGGAGCGGAGCTTCCTGAGCCAGTGGTTCAGTGACCAAGAAGCGGCCAAAGCGCTGTTCGACAAGCACGAAAGACTGAGATTGGTAATTGCTAAAAG AGTTAGCAGTATGTGCTTCAATTGCATGCAGGATTTTAACACCGAGCCACTGTACCGACTGatggaattatttttaaaacatcaAATGTCCACCCAGTGCCGACTAATATTAATTAGCTTGTTTGAATACGAAT ATTGGAGACAAAACTTGCGAGCATGCTCGGAGATAATGCAGAATTCTATCGACCTGGATATTCCTCTGCCAGAGACGTACAACCAAAAGCTGCTGGACCTGCTGTTGGGTCGCTCCATTCTGCAGCATAAACCTACCACCGACAGTGTAGCCAAACGAAAGCAGAAACTACAGGCGAAGAAATACCAGCTGAAGTTTTAA